TGCATGCCCCGCTGGGCCTTGATTTGCTTGACGAAGACAGGGATCAGGGCGGCACGGATCACCAGCACCAAGCCGATGATGGACAGCGTCCAGGTCCAGCCGTTTTCCGGCGGCAGGCCAATGAAACTCAGCCCGTCGTGGAACCCCAGCATGATAGCGGACACTAGCCACTTGAACGGGGCCAGAATTGTTCCAAAGATGTCCATACGTTTTCCCTATTTCCTCAGGCCGCTGTGCGGCGACCGTCTTCATCAGACCACACAGCCAGGGACTGGTCCGGGTTGTTCAGTACAACAATTGTGGGCGTCTGGCCTTCGGGCCAGTGACGATGTCCGGCGGGGACGTGGTCCACGCCGCCGGCGTTCCAGGGGTGGCAACGCGCAAGGCGCCGCACTGCGAGCCAACTTCCCTTGACGGCACCATGCACCGTCACCGCTTCCAGGGCATACGCCGAGCAGGATGGGAAGAACCGGCACACCTGGCCGTACAAGGGAGAGATGATCCTGCGATACGTCTTCAGCAAGATGATGAGGACGTTGCGCGGCAACTCCCACAGAAATGTTCCGAGGATCTTTGGAGAGACCCTAAAGAAGCGGACGACGGCGGAGCTCA
This genomic interval from Arthrobacter sp. FW306-2-2C-D06B contains the following:
- the yidD gene encoding membrane protein insertion efficiency factor YidD, whose product is MHELSSAVVRFFRVSPKILGTFLWELPRNVLIILLKTYRRIISPLYGQVCRFFPSCSAYALEAVTVHGAVKGSWLAVRRLARCHPWNAGGVDHVPAGHRHWPEGQTPTIVVLNNPDQSLAVWSDEDGRRTAA